From the genome of Saccopteryx bilineata isolate mSacBil1 chromosome 6, mSacBil1_pri_phased_curated, whole genome shotgun sequence, one region includes:
- the ZNF596 gene encoding LOW QUALITY PROTEIN: zinc finger protein 596 (The sequence of the model RefSeq protein was modified relative to this genomic sequence to represent the inferred CDS: inserted 1 base in 1 codon; deleted 2 bases in 1 codon; substituted 1 base at 1 genomic stop codon): MGRFLTQEDPFECNDLGENNVTEILTLTKGVISHMGKKPHVIPEFRKVITYFNQQKQIDTSSKFYECHRGNALIQHSAVRQHNNTXHGEKTFECHVCGKAFSNSSNCRRHAIIHTGVKRHGCHPCSKTFTRRSDLRKHERTHFGEKPYGCRLCGKSFSNSSNRRHEMIHTRKKPHGCCLCGKAFTHCSDLTKHERTHFGEKPHGCHLRGKTFSKTYYPKXHERAHTGEKPYECHQCGKAFTDSSGLILHKRSRTGEKPYECIVCGKAFNRRYNFELHKRMHIGEKPYKCYLCGTAFSKHCSLRQHGKTHTIKVINVENSPPIVSNLKHS, from the exons ATGGGT AGATTTCTCACTCAAGAAGATCCTTTTGAATGTAACGATTTGGGAGAAAAT AATGTCACTGAAATCTTGACATTGACTAAAGGTGTGATATCTCACATGGGAAAGAAACCCCATGTCATCCCAGAATTTAGAAAGGTGATCACTTACTTTAATCAGCAGAAACAAATTGACACTAGCAGTAAATTTTATGAATGTCATCGTGGTAATGCTTTGATTCAACACTCTGCTGTTAGACAACACAATAATACTTAACATGGAGAGAAAACATTTGAATGTCACgtatgtgggaaagccttcagtaaCAGTTCTAACTGTAGACGACATGCAATAATTCACACTGGAGTGAAGCGACATGGATGTCATCCCTGTAGCAAGACTTTCACTCGTCGTTCTGACCTTAGAAAACATGAGAGAACTCACTTTGGAGAGAAACCATATGGATGTCGTTTATGTGGGAAATCCTTCAGTAACAGTTCTAACCGTAGACATGAGATGATTCATACTCGGAAGAAGCCACATGGATGTTGTCTATGTGGGAAGGCCTTTACTCATTGTTCTGATCTTACAAAACATGAGAGAACTCACtttggagaaaaaccacatggctGCCATCTACGTGGGAAGACATTCAGTAAAACTTATTACCCTA AACATGAGAGagctcacactggagagaaaccatatGAATGTCATCAATGTGGAAAGGCCTTCACTGATTCTTCTGGCCTTATACTTCATAAGAGAAGTCGCACTGGCGAGAAACCATATGAATGCATTGTATGTGGTAAAGCCTTCAATAGAAGGTATAACTTTGAACTGCACAAGAGAATGCATattggagagaaaccatacaagtGTTACCTGTGTGGAACAGCCTTCAGTAAACATTGTAGCCTTAGACAACATGGGAAAACTCATACTATAAAGGTTATAAATGTGGAGAACTCACCACCCATAGTTTCAAACTTGAAACACTCTTGA